The Janthinobacterium tructae genome contains the following window.
CGGCCGTCGGCGCCAAGCTGGCCGGCGCCGGGCTGTCAGCCTGGCTCGGCGTCGATCCGACCATCACCAGTACCGCCACGAATATGGCGGCGCAGGGCGTGATGCTGAAGTTCTCGCGCGACGATGAACGCGAGGCAGATTTGATCGGCATGGACCTGGCCGCACGCGCCGGCTTCGATCCGCGTGCCGGCGTGATTCTGTGGCAGAAAATGGCCGCCGTGAGCAAGGGCGCGCCACCGGAATTCCTCTCGACCCACCCGTCGGGCAAGGACCGCATCTCGCAGATGAACAGCCACATGGCGCAAGTGCTGCCCTTGTACGCGCGCAGCAAGGGCGTCAGCGTGGATGCCTTGCCGCCGTACCGCAGCACCGCCATCGCGCAGCGCTAGGATGTTGAAGCGTCACGCCGCCGCACCCTTGCCCATGCGCGATGGTGTGGCGCCCAGTTATCTGTGGTTGCCGGAAGGGCAGTGGCCGGACATGCTGTCGTTTCTGCTCGAGCGCTATCCGCAGATCAGCGCCGCGCAATGGCTGGACCGCATGGCGCGCGGCGAAGTGCTCAATGGCGATGGCGCAGTGCTCGGCCCCGACAGCGCATACCGGCGCGGCATGCGCATTTTTTACTACCGCGAGCTGGAACGCGAAACGCCGATCCCCTTCCAGGAAGAGATCCTGTTCCAGGACGAACACCTGGTGGTGGTCGACAAGCCTCACTTCTTGCCCATGACGCCGGCCGGGCGCTTCGTGCAGGAGACCCTGCTGACGCGCCTGAAGAAAAGCCTGGACTGCGCCGAGCTGACGCCGATCCACCGCCTCGACCGCGAGACGGCTGGCGTGGTGATTTTTTCGCGCCAGGTAGCCAGCCGTGGCGCCTACCAGACGCTGTTCCAGCGCCGCGAAGTGCGCAAGATGTATGAGGCGCTGGCGCCCGTCCTGGCAGGCCGCGATTTTCCGTTCACGTATCGCAGCCGCATGGTCGAGGGCACGCAGTTCTTCCTCATGCGCGAGGAGGCGGGCGAGCCGAACTCGGAAACCGTCATCGACGTAATCGAGCGGCGCGGCGAGGTGAACCTGTACCGCTTGTACCCGCACACAGGGCGCAAGCACCAGCTGCGCGTGCACCTGGCTGCACTCGGCATCCCCATCGTCAACGACGCGTTTTACCCGCTGGCCCAGCCGTGCAAGGAAGACGACATGTCGCACCCGCTGCAGCTGCTGGCGCGCGCCATCGATTTCACGGATCCTTTGAGCGGCGAGCCGCGCCATTTTGAGAGCCGGCGCATGCTCGGGTAATCCGACACCCCCATTGGCGTGTCAACCTTGTTGTCGGATTACGGCCCTGCGGTCCTAATCCGACCTACGATAGATCAGGCGTAGGTCGGCTTAGCGCGCAGCGCGTAAGCCGACACCACCACGGACGTATCAGATCAGCCCTTGACCGTGTAATCGATGATCAACGGCGCATGGTCGGAAAACCGCTCGTCCTTGTAGACGCTGACCGTATGCGCCTGCGCTGCGATGCCGGGGGTGGCGACGTGGTAGTCGATGCGCCAGCCGACGTTCTTCGCGTAGGCTTGTCCGCGGTTGCTCCACCACGTGTACTGGTCTTCGCGCTTGTCCAGGCCGCGGTGCACGTCGACAAAGCCCACTTCGTCGAAGACGCGCGTCAGCCACGCGCGCTCCTCCGGCAGGAATCCGGAATTCTTCTTGTTGCCCTTCCAGTTTTTCAGGTCGATTTCGTGGTGGGCGATATTCCAGTCGCCGCAGATGACCACTTCGCGGCCCAGTGCCTTCAATGCCAGCAGGTGCGGCAGGAACAGTTCCATGAAACGGAACTTGGCTTCCTGGCGCTCCGGGCCGGACGAGCCGGACGGGCAGTACACGGAGATGACGGACAGGTTGCCAAAATCACAGCGCACGTAGCGCCCTTCGGCATCGAATTCAGGGCTGCCGAAGCCGATATGCACGGCATCCGGTTCCACCTTGCTGTACACGCCCGTGCCGGAATAGCCCTTTTTCTCGGCATAGTGGAAATGGCCATGGTAGCCGTGCGGGTTGAGGAATTCCGGCGTCATGTCGGGCAGTTGCGCCTTCAATTCCTGCACGCAGATGAAATCGGCCGTTTGCGTGCCCATCCAGTTGAAAAAGCCTTTTTTGGCGGCGGAACGGATGCCGTTCAGATTGGCGGAAATAATTTTTGGCATAGATTGAGAGTGAAAAGGGCGCTGGACGGGGCCGGCGGGCGCGGCACGGCGATTGTCTCGCCGCTGCGCGCGGATTAAAATACAGGCACTTTTAAAAAATGAGGCTAATGTGAATAATTTACGCCAGCAGTTTATCGCGTTTTCAGTATCCAAGGGAGTCTTGCGGTTCGGCGAGTTCACCACCAAGGCCGGGCGCCAGTCGCCGTACTTCTTCAATGCGGGCCTGTTCCATGACGGCGCCACCCTGGCCGAGCTGGCGCAGTTCTACGCGCAGACCCTGCTCGATTCGGGCGTTCAATTCGACATGCTGTTCGGTCCCGCCTACAAGGGCATCACCCTGGCGTCGGCCACCGCCGTGGCATTGGCCGGCAAGGGCCGCAACACCTCGTTCGCCTTCAACCGCAAGGAAGCCAAGGATCACGGCGAAGGCGGCACCATCGTCGGCGCCAAGCTGCATGGCAAAGTCGTCATCATTGACGATGTGATCTCGGCCGGCACCTCGGTGCGCGAATCGGTGGACATGATCCGCGCCGCCGGCGCCGAGCCTTGCGCCGTGCTGATCGCCCTGGACCGCATGGAGCGTTCGGGTCCGGATGGCCAGCTGTCGCCAAGTTCGGCGGTGCAGGAAGTATCGAAACAGTACGGCATTCCCGTCATCTCGATCGGCAACCTGGACGACTTGTTCGGCTACCTGAACGGCGCGGGCGCCGATCCGGAACTGCTGAAACATAAAGAGGCTGTTTCCGCATACCGCACCAAGTATGGCATTTAAGTAGTCCTCTCCAGCAGCGCCCGCAACCGCGGGTCGCTGCAGGCGGTGGCAGCTTGCGGGTGGCATTGCAACAGCCGCCGCAACAGCGCGCCGCCGATGCCGCGCCGGCGGAACGGCGGTTTCACGAACAGCATGTTCACCGTTACCCCGTTCGCGCACTTGCTGATGTCGAGCATGGCCACCTGCTGGCCGTCGATCCACGCGCACAGCGCGCTGTCCCCCTGCCAGTCGATCTGCATCATGCCAGCCATGGCTTGAGCGCCGCATGCAAGCCCAGGGCGAACAGGCCGGCAAAAAAGCACCGTTTGAATACCTGTGGCGCGATGCGCCCGCGCAGCCATTGACCGGCCAGCATGCCGGCCAGCGTCGGCAGCAGCGCATACGCGGAAGCGCCGGCCGCACTGAGGTTGAAGTCGCCGTGCAGGGCCAGGCTGGCCGCCAGCGCCACGGTCGATGCCGTAAACGCCAGGCCCAGTGCCTGCACCAGCGCATCGCGTGCCAGTCCCAGTGCCTGCAGATACGGCACGGCGGGGATCACGAACACACCCGTGGCGGCCGTCACCAGCCCCGTCGCCGCGCCCGCCATGGGGCCCAGCCAGGCTTCGTGCCGCGCCGGCACGCGCAACTGCAGCGAGAACAATCCCGCCAGCGCATACAGCATCAGCGCCACGCCCAGCGCGACGACGGCCCAGGTGCCGCTGTCCTGCGGCAGCAGGGCGCCGCCCGCCAGGGTACCGGCCATGACGGCGGCCAGCATGGGCCACAAACGGTGCAGCAGCGCGCGCAGGCCGGAGCCGGCCGCCAACTGCCAGACATTCGTCACCATCGACGGCACGATCAGCAGGGCGGCCGCCTGCACGGGCGGCATGACGAGGCTGAGCGTGCCCATGGCCACGGTCGGCAAGCCCAGTCCGACTACGCCCTTGACGAAGCCAGCGACGAGGAAGCTGGCGCCGACGGCCAGCAGGAATGACGTCTCCATCTTTTTTATCCACAGTAATTTTGCGTGGATTTTGCGCGCGCTGGGCGGTTTCGCCAAGGTGGATTATTTTGAGCCAGCCTAAGGGATAGCCGAAGGCTGATAAGATGGCGAAAAGGAGAGCTGTCATGCGCTTTGATCTGGTCGATTTGCAGCTGTTTGTCAACGTGGTGGAGGCGGGCAGCCTGACGGCGGGCGCCGCGCGCAGCCATCTCGCATTGGCCTCCAGCAGTGCGCGCGTGCGCGGCATGGAAGAGGCGCTGGGCATGCCCCTGCTGCTGCGCGGGCGGCGCGGCGTGGAGCCGACACCGGTAGGGCAGACGCTGCTGCATCACGCGCGCCTCGTGTTGCTGCAAATGGAGAAAATGCGCGGTGAGCTCGGCGAATTTGCGCGCGGTTTGAAAGGGCAGTTACGCCTGCTGTGCAATACCGCCGCGCTCAGCGAATTTTTGCCCGAGGCGCTCGGCGCTTTTCTCGACCGCCATCCGAACCTGACCATCGACCTGGAAGAGCGCCTCAGTTACGATATCGTCAAGGCCGTCTCGGAAGGGCTGGCCGACATGGGCATCGTTTCCGACTCGGTCGACATGCGCGGCTTGCAGACGTTTCTGTTCCGCCCCGACCGGCTGGTGGTCATCGCGGCGGCCGATGGCGTGCATCACCGTGCGCTCGGCCAGGATGGTGTCGTCGCGTTCTCCACGCTGCTGGATCACGATTTCATCGGCCTGGCCGACGACAGCGCGATGCAGCAGTACCTGGGCATGCATGCGGCGCGCCTGGGCCGTCCGTTGAAGGTGCGCGTGCGCCTGCGCAGCTTCGATGCCGTGTGCCGTATGGTGGCCAGCGGCGTGGGCATCAGCGTGGTGCCGCTGGCGGCGGCCAGCCGCTGCCAGCAGACGATGGCGCTGCGCTGCCTGGAGTTATCCGATCCCTGGTCGGTACGCAATCTGACGATTTGCGTGCGCCAGTTCAGTGAATTACCCCTGTATGCGCGCCAGTTGATCGATCATCTGAAAGCGTGACAGGGCATGACAGGAGCAGCAATGCGTTTTTCAGAAGACAAGATGGCCAGCCTGCCGTGCAGCGACCAGGTCGAACGTCCCATCCACATCTGGCAGCCGGAGCATCCCCGTGCCGTGATCCTGGCGATCCACGGCGGCATGGCGCATGCGGGCGATTACGTCACGCCAGCGCTGTATTTCCGCCAGCACGGCTTCGCCACCGTCAGCTTCGACATGGTGGGCCACGATGGCAAGCGCAAGGTGGATATTCCCTCGTTCGAGGCCTTCCTCGACGACGAGGAATTGTTCCTCGCCTGGGTCAAGCAGGCGTATCCCGGCGTGCCGATTTTTGTCATGGGTCATTCCATGGGCGGTCTGATCGCCACGCATTTGGGGCTGCGGCGTTTTGCGGGCGACCCGGCGATCAAGGGCTTTGTTATTTCATCGCCGTATTACGTGAATGCGATTCCCGTGCCGAAGGTGCTGCAGATGTTGTCCGGCTGGCTGGCGCAGCGCTTCCCGACGATGAAGGTACCGCTGGGGAATCTGACCATGCTGCTGACGCACGATCAAACCATCACCGCGCGCCATTTCCAGGATGAGCGCGATGGCATACGCGCCAGTGCAGCGTCGGTGCGCTTCGCCCATGCCTTGACGTCGGCGCAAAAGGAACTGGCGGGCGGCTTGTCGGACTGGCGCTTCCCCCTGTTCGCCGTGGTGGCAGGCGACGACAAGCTGGCCGACAGCCGCGCCACGGAGAGCATGCTGCGCAGCGTGCCCGATGGCCTGCTCGACTATCACTACTATCCGGCCAATTATCACGAGAACTTCAATGAGGTGAACCGCGACGTGATCTTCGCCGCGATCCTGGCCTGGATGGAGAAACTGCTCGCACCCGTGCCGGCGTGAGGCGCCAGTATCGTTATAATCGGCTCAATGAATTGACCGCCGGTGCATGCCGGCCCGGTCCCCGCGGCACAGGGGAATACTCAAGGAACGAACGATGCGCTTGCTGATTGCCCTGTTACTCCCATGGCTGACCTTTTTCACGATCGGCCGCCCTATTGCCGGCATCATTTGCCTGATCCTGCAAATTACCTTGATCGGCTGGCTGCCAGCGACGATCTGGGCCGTATATGCGCTGAGCCAGTACAAGACGGACCAGAAGATCGCCGAGGCCATGCGCCGGCGCTAAGAGCCTATCCCAGTAGGGAGCGTCTTCTGCTGGCAGTTCATCAGGAGCGCGGACAAGGCGTGAGGAGGACGCGTGGCGAGCCACGCAACGACGAGCAACGCAGTCCCCGCTTCTGAGGGGCGCCAGCAGGGGATGTATTCATCTACTGAGATAGGCTCTAAGCTAAGACTGGCCTAAGCTGCGTTTCCTATCTTGAGTCAACCGACATGAGGAGAGTGAGATGGCACCAGACAGACGCGGTACCTTGAACCTGGCGGCGGCGATGCTCGCCGCCGGGTTATTGCTGGGAAGTGCGGCGCAGGCGCAGGGCGATAGCGCTTTGCCGCCCGTGCAAAAGAGCGGGGCGGTGGAGTACTTGAGCGGCGGCATCGGCCTCGATGAGTCGACTGCCATCAAGAGCGCCAGCCGGCATTGGCCTTTGAGCCTGGTGTTTTCCGTGCAGGCGGCGGGCAAGGCGGAATTTGCCTCCGACGTGAAGCTCGAGATACGCGATGCCAAGGGCGCGCCGGTGCTGGAAACGACGGCCAGCGGGCCGTTCCTGCTGGCGAAATTGCCACCGGGCAGCTACAGCCTGCACGCCACCTTGGCCGGCAAGTTGCTGGAACGCAAGGTGCAGGTCAAGGCGGGTAGTTCCGCGCGCGTGGAGCTGGTCTGGCCGGCGGGAACGAACCAGGGCCGGCCTTGATGCCCGGCGACGGCAAGGCACCCGAGCGGGGCTTGTCGGCGCGGGGCTTGTCGACGCATATCCTGCCCACGTCGGCGACGATGGTCGGCGTATGCATGACGGTGCTGTCGATCGGGCACCTGGCGCCGCGCGGCGAGGTGCGCGTGGCCATCGACAAGCTGCTCGCTGTCGATGCCATCGTTTTTCTCATCAGCGCCGTGCTCTCTTTCATGTCGCTGCGCCCCGGCCAGTCGCGCTTGCGCTACGAATGGTGGGGCGAGCTGCTGTTCATTTGCGGCCTGGCCCTGCTGGCGCTGGGCGCCGTGGTGCTGGCCTTCGTCATCAACTGACCTCGGTCAGTTGACATCGAATCAGCTGACTGCGAGTACGCGCCCTTCGGCGGCGCTTTGCAGCGCCAGTTCGATCAGGCGTATCGTTGCCGCCGCATCTTCGGCCGCCACGGGCGCTGGTGCGCCGTGGCTGATGGCGTCGGCCATGCCCTGGTAAAAGTCCTGGTAGCGGCCGGCCTGCATGTCGAGGTGTTCACAATGGCCGTCCGGCTGCGTGCCCAGGTGCAGCGCGCCGCGCACAGGGTCCACGCCCCAGCCGGGCTGGCCCGGCCTGCCGCCCGCCCTCAGGGCGTCTTCTTGCGGATCGAGGCCAAACTTCACGAAACTCCCCTTGTCGCCATGCACGGCGAAGCGCGCCGTTGGCGCTTTTACCAGGCAGCCGGCCTGCAGCACCACGCGCAGCCGGTCGTAGTACAGAACAAGGTGGAAATAATCTACAGCCTGCGCACCATCGCGCTGCAGGACGATATCGGCATACAGCTTTTCCGGCTGGCCGAACAGCTGCATGGCCTGGTCCAGCATGTGCGGACCCAGGTCGTACAGCAGGCCGCCACCGGGTGCGCCGGACTCGCGCCAGCGCTGGCGGATCTCCGGGCGGAAACGGTCAAAATGCGATTCGACGCTGGCGATGCGCCCCAGCGTACCCTGTGCCAGCAGCGCTTTCAGCGTCAGGAAGTCACCATCCCAGCGCCGGTTGTGATACACGCTGAGCACCAGCTTGCGTTCTTGCGCCAGCGCGATCAGGCTCCGCGCTTCAACGCTGGAAATGGTGAATGGCTTGTCGACCACCACGTGCTTGCCCGCCTGCAGGGCCGCTTGCGCCAGGCTGAAATGCGCCTCGTTTGGCGCGGCGATGACGACCAGCTCGATGGACGGGTCGGCAAACAGCTGCGCCGCATCCGCATACACGGTGGCGTGCGGCCAGTCTTTGTGCACAAGCTCCGGCTTGCTGGAGGCGACGGCAGTCAGCTCCAGGGCATCGATGGTGGACAGCACGGGAGCGTGGAAGGTGGAGCCGGCAAAGCCGTAGCCGACCAGGCCGGTCTTGATCTTGTTCATGGCGGGTTCACAGGTGCGTGGAAGAATCCATGATCATACCTGCAAGCGGGCGACGCATAAAAAAAGGACGCCGCAGCGTCCTTTTGCATGCATCTCGCGAAGATTACCCCGCCAGCTTGGCCTTCAGCAATTCCGTCAGCTGGGCCGGGTTGGCCTTGCCCTTGGAGGCTTTCATGGCCTGGCCGATCAGCGCGTTGATGGCCGCTTCCTTGCCGGCACGGTACTGCTCCACCGACTTCGCATTCGCCGCCAGCACTTCGTCGACGATTGCTTCCAGTGCGCCCGAGTCCGAGATCTGCTTCAGACCCTTGGCATCGATGATGGTGTCGACCAGGTGCTCGTCGTTCGATTTCGCTTCCCACATGCCGGCGAAGACTTCCTTGGCCGCCTTGTTCGAGATCGTGCCGTCGGCGATGCGCTTGAGCATGGCGGCCAGTTGTGCGGCGGAGACGGGCGCCTCATCCAGGTCCACGCCTTCGCGGTTCAGGGTCGACGCTACGTCGCCCATCAGCCAGTTGGCGGCGGCCTTGGCGTTTTCCTTGCCGGCCTTGTCGACCACGGCGACGAAATAGGTGGCCATGGCTTTCGATTGCGTCAGCACCAGTGCATCGTATTCCGGCAGCGCGTATTCGCTGATGAAGCGCGCGCGCATGGCGGCCGGCAGTTCCGGCATCGAGGCTTTGACCGTGGCGATCCACTCTGGCGAGATGACCAGCGGCGGCAGGT
Protein-coding sequences here:
- a CDS encoding pseudouridine synthase: MLKRHAAAPLPMRDGVAPSYLWLPEGQWPDMLSFLLERYPQISAAQWLDRMARGEVLNGDGAVLGPDSAYRRGMRIFYYRELERETPIPFQEEILFQDEHLVVVDKPHFLPMTPAGRFVQETLLTRLKKSLDCAELTPIHRLDRETAGVVIFSRQVASRGAYQTLFQRREVRKMYEALAPVLAGRDFPFTYRSRMVEGTQFFLMREEAGEPNSETVIDVIERRGEVNLYRLYPHTGRKHQLRVHLAALGIPIVNDAFYPLAQPCKEDDMSHPLQLLARAIDFTDPLSGEPRHFESRRMLG
- a CDS encoding exodeoxyribonuclease III; translation: MPKIISANLNGIRSAAKKGFFNWMGTQTADFICVQELKAQLPDMTPEFLNPHGYHGHFHYAEKKGYSGTGVYSKVEPDAVHIGFGSPEFDAEGRYVRCDFGNLSVISVYCPSGSSGPERQEAKFRFMELFLPHLLALKALGREVVICGDWNIAHHEIDLKNWKGNKKNSGFLPEERAWLTRVFDEVGFVDVHRGLDKREDQYTWWSNRGQAYAKNVGWRIDYHVATPGIAAQAHTVSVYKDERFSDHAPLIIDYTVKG
- the pyrE gene encoding orotate phosphoribosyltransferase produces the protein MNNLRQQFIAFSVSKGVLRFGEFTTKAGRQSPYFFNAGLFHDGATLAELAQFYAQTLLDSGVQFDMLFGPAYKGITLASATAVALAGKGRNTSFAFNRKEAKDHGEGGTIVGAKLHGKVVIIDDVISAGTSVRESVDMIRAAGAEPCAVLIALDRMERSGPDGQLSPSSAVQEVSKQYGIPVISIGNLDDLFGYLNGAGADPELLKHKEAVSAYRTKYGI
- a CDS encoding GNAT family N-acetyltransferase; translation: MMQIDWQGDSALCAWIDGQQVAMLDISKCANGVTVNMLFVKPPFRRRGIGGALLRRLLQCHPQAATACSDPRLRALLERTT
- a CDS encoding sulfite exporter TauE/SafE family protein: METSFLLAVGASFLVAGFVKGVVGLGLPTVAMGTLSLVMPPVQAAALLIVPSMVTNVWQLAAGSGLRALLHRLWPMLAAVMAGTLAGGALLPQDSGTWAVVALGVALMLYALAGLFSLQLRVPARHEAWLGPMAGAATGLVTAATGVFVIPAVPYLQALGLARDALVQALGLAFTASTVALAASLALHGDFNLSAAGASAYALLPTLAGMLAGQWLRGRIAPQVFKRCFFAGLFALGLHAALKPWLA
- a CDS encoding LysR substrate-binding domain-containing protein, whose protein sequence is MRFDLVDLQLFVNVVEAGSLTAGAARSHLALASSSARVRGMEEALGMPLLLRGRRGVEPTPVGQTLLHHARLVLLQMEKMRGELGEFARGLKGQLRLLCNTAALSEFLPEALGAFLDRHPNLTIDLEERLSYDIVKAVSEGLADMGIVSDSVDMRGLQTFLFRPDRLVVIAAADGVHHRALGQDGVVAFSTLLDHDFIGLADDSAMQQYLGMHAARLGRPLKVRVRLRSFDAVCRMVASGVGISVVPLAAASRCQQTMALRCLELSDPWSVRNLTICVRQFSELPLYARQLIDHLKA
- a CDS encoding alpha/beta fold hydrolase, whose protein sequence is MRFSEDKMASLPCSDQVERPIHIWQPEHPRAVILAIHGGMAHAGDYVTPALYFRQHGFATVSFDMVGHDGKRKVDIPSFEAFLDDEELFLAWVKQAYPGVPIFVMGHSMGGLIATHLGLRRFAGDPAIKGFVISSPYYVNAIPVPKVLQMLSGWLAQRFPTMKVPLGNLTMLLTHDQTITARHFQDERDGIRASAASVRFAHALTSAQKELAGGLSDWRFPLFAVVAGDDKLADSRATESMLRSVPDGLLDYHYYPANYHENFNEVNRDVIFAAILAWMEKLLAPVPA
- a CDS encoding YqaE/Pmp3 family membrane protein; translated protein: MRLLIALLLPWLTFFTIGRPIAGIICLILQITLIGWLPATIWAVYALSQYKTDQKIAEAMRRR
- a CDS encoding carboxypeptidase-like regulatory domain-containing protein — translated: MAPDRRGTLNLAAAMLAAGLLLGSAAQAQGDSALPPVQKSGAVEYLSGGIGLDESTAIKSASRHWPLSLVFSVQAAGKAEFASDVKLEIRDAKGAPVLETTASGPFLLAKLPPGSYSLHATLAGKLLERKVQVKAGSSARVELVWPAGTNQGRP
- a CDS encoding oxidoreductase, whose protein sequence is MNKIKTGLVGYGFAGSTFHAPVLSTIDALELTAVASSKPELVHKDWPHATVYADAAQLFADPSIELVVIAAPNEAHFSLAQAALQAGKHVVVDKPFTISSVEARSLIALAQERKLVLSVYHNRRWDGDFLTLKALLAQGTLGRIASVESHFDRFRPEIRQRWRESGAPGGGLLYDLGPHMLDQAMQLFGQPEKLYADIVLQRDGAQAVDYFHLVLYYDRLRVVLQAGCLVKAPTARFAVHGDKGSFVKFGLDPQEDALRAGGRPGQPGWGVDPVRGALHLGTQPDGHCEHLDMQAGRYQDFYQGMADAISHGAPAPVAAEDAAATIRLIELALQSAAEGRVLAVS